The nucleotide sequence AGGTCCGCCAGGTTGATCATCACCCTGGGCGTCAGGCTATAGAAGTTGCCGGCGCGATCCGGCTCGTAGGTCAGTACGCGTGCCAGGCGCAAGGTCTTCATACCCACATCGATAGTGTCGCCGACGTTCAGGTCCAGTGCCGTCAGCAGCCGCGACTCGACCCAGGCTTCACCGGGTTTCGGCCCGCCGCCCGGGGTTTCGTCCCCAAAGGGGGCTGCTGCGCTCTTGAGTTGACCGCGTAGCGGATACTGCTCGTTGACCGCCTTGATGCTGGAGAGCTGGATACCATTATCGGTGGCAATGACGCTGGAAAACTCAACCACACGGGCGTGATCCAGGCCCAGTTCGGTCCCGGATCTGATTTGTTCGGGGCGGGCCGGTGAGCTGCCTTCGAGTACCAGGTCGGCGCCGAGGAACTCCGTGGCGCGCAACAGCATGGCGCCGTTGAGGCGGGCGCCGAAATAACCGATGGCGGTGCTGGCGGCCACGGCCACCAACAGGGCGAAGAACAACACACGCAATTCGCCGGCGCGGGCATCACGCAGTAATTGGCGCAGGGCAAGGCTGAACAGGCGCAACAGCGGCAAACGTGCCATCAAGGCTCCAGGGGGGCGACCATCAGGCCGGCTTCAAGGCGGATCAGGCGTCGGCAACGATGAGCCAGGCGCTCGTCATGGGTAACCAGCACCAGGGTCGTGCCGCTTTCTTTATTGAGCTCGAACAGCAGGTCGCTGATGCGCTCGCCGGTGTGGCTGTCGAGGTTGCCGGTGGGCTCATCGGCAAACAGCACGTCCGGTTCGGCGGCAAAGGCGCGGGCAATCGCTACCCGTTGCTGTTCGCCCCCGGAAAGCTGGCGTGGGGAGTGGGTCAGGCGCTGGCCGAGGCCCACGCGCTCCAGCAGGTGTCTGGCGCGTTCGCGGGCGTCCTTGCGGCCATCCAGCTCCAGCGGCAGCATGACGTTCTCCAGCGCATTGAGGCTGTCGAGCAGTTGGAACGACTGGAACACAAAGCCCACGTGTTCGGCACGGATGCGCGCGCGCTGGTCTTCGTCGAGGGTGCTGAGCGCCTGGCCGGCGAGGGTGACTTCACCGCTGCTGGGCAGGTCGAGGCCGGCGAGCAGACCGAGGAGGGTGGATTTACCGGAACCGGAGCTGCCGACGATAGCCAGGCTATCGCCCTTGTTCAGTTCCAGGCTCAGTTCGTGCAGGATAGTCAGTTCACCTTCCGCGCTGGGAACCACTTTGCTGAGGTTCCGCGCGGTGAGAATGCTTGCGCCCATGGAGAATCCGATGCGAATGTGGTTTTTGAGTGCTGGCCTGGCCTTGATGTGCATGGCCCAGAACGCAGCGGCGGGTACAGTCCTGATCGTTGGCGATAGTATCAGTGCCGGTTTCGGCCTGGATACCAGCAAAGGGTGGGTCGCATTGCTGCAGCAACGGCTCAAGAAGGAAGGTTTCGACGATAAAGTGGTCAATGCCTCCATCAGCGGCGACACCAGTGCCGGAGGCCTCGCGCGCCTGCCGGCGGCGCTCGCAGCGCATAAGCCGGACGTGGTGGTGATCGAATTGGGTGGTAACGACGGCTTGCGCGGGCAGCCGCCGGCGCAATTGCAACAAAATCTTGCGTCGATGATCGAGCAGTCCCAGGCCAGCGGTGCGAAGGTACTGTTGCTGGGCATGCAGATTCCGCCCAATTACGGGAAGCGCTATGTCGATGCATTCGCCAAGGTATTCAATGACGTCGCAACGGCTAAAAAGGTGCCGTTGGTGCCATTTTTCCTGGAGGGTATCGGTGGCAACCCGGCGTTGATGCAGGCTGATGGACTGCACCCGGCTGTCGGCGCCCAGGGCAAATTGCTGGAAAATGTCTGGCCGACGCTAAAACCGCTGCTATGACGCTTTTCTACCGGCAGGCTTTCGGCTAAGGTGGCGCCCCCCTGATCTGGAGCCCCCGATGTCGCGTCCTGCCTGGTCCCTGTTTAACTACCAACTGATCGAGCCGGACGAGCAGCTGGATCTGTTCGCCTGCCAGGAAGTGCGGGTGCATCTGGTGACGCGTCAATTGGAACTGGGCGGCTCCATCGATCGCACCCTGTGCGGTACGTTATTGCCGGCGCAGCCGCGTTGGTCCCTGGTCGACCGTTCGATTTTCCAGGACCAGCGCCTGTGCCCTTTGTGCCGGGCGATCCTGGAGTCGCAGAAGCGTGGCACGCCGCCAATCTGGCCCGAGTTGCGTTTCGAGTTGTAGGGGGCAGCTAGAAGTCCGCTTCACGTATACAATCGATTTTTACCTACCCGTCGTTCTGCGAAGGATTTTCCGGATGTTGTCGCGCCTTTCCGTCGTCACCTGCTGCCTGTCTCTTGCTGCCTTGTGTGCGGCCGGTCCTGCCGCCGCCTTGCAGTTGCCCCTGCCGCCACCCGGCGAAGACATCGTCGGGCAGGTCCAGGTGATCAAGGCCAAGTACGAAGACACCTTTGCCGACCTGGGTACCACCTACGACCTGGGCTATTCGGAAATGGTCGCGGCCAATCCGGGCGTCGATGCCTGGTTGCCGGGGGCGGGGACCGAGATCGTCCTGCCGACACGCTTCATCCTGCCGCCGGGCCCCCGTGAGGGCATCGTGATCAACCTGGCGGAATACCGGCTCTACTACTTCCCCAAGGGGCAGGATGTGGTCTACACCTTCCCGCTTGGGATTGGCCGTGAAGGCTGGGGCTCGCCCATTGCGCACACCAGCATCATCGCCAAGACGCCGAACCCGACCTGGACGCCGCCGGCCTCGATCAAGGCCGAGCACGCCGCCAACGGCGACCCGTTGCCCAATGTGGTGCCGGCCGGCCCGGACAATCCCCTGGGGCCGTTCAAGTTCACCCTGGGGACGCCGGGTTACCTCATCCACGGTTCCAACATGAAGTTCGGCATCGGTACCCGTACCAGCCACGGTTGCTTCCGCATGTTCAACAACAACGTACTGGAAATGGCCGGCATGGTCCCGGTGGGGACGTCGGTGCGCATCATCAACGATGCCTACAAGTTCGGCAGCAGCGGCGGCAAGGTCTATCTCGAGGCGCATACGCCCTTGAACGACGATGGCACGCCGTCGGTGGTCGATAAGCACACAGCGGTGATCAATGCCTTGCTCAAGCGTGAAGACCTGGCCAATAACCTGCGGGTGAACTGGGATCAGGTGCGTGATGTCGTCGCGGCCGAAGATGGCCTGCCCACCGAGATCGGTGTGCCAGGTGGTGCACCGATAGCTTCCAGCGCGCCGATCGACCTGCAGCAATAAGCGTCCGGTCCGCTGCTGAGCCCGCCACGGCCTTGCGCTGTGGCGGGCTTTTTATTGCGCGGGGTTCTGGGCCGAATCGCAGGCAATAAAAAGCCGATCCAAGAATGGATCGGCTTGATAACAATCCCGAGGGATTATTACTTGCGGCTAGCTTTCTCAAGCATACGCAGAGCGCGCTCGTTAGCTTCGTCAGCAGTCTGTTGTGCTTTTTGGGCAGCAGCCAGAGCTTCATCAGCTTTACGGTAGGCTTCGTCTGCACGGGCCTGGGAGCGAGCTGCTGCGTCTTCAGTTGCAGTCAGACGAGCTTCGGTTTCTTTGGAGACGCTGCTGCAACCGGTAGCCAGAACTGCGGCCAGAGCCAGAGCAGAGAATTTCAGAACGTTGTTCATCGTGTTCCCCTTCAAGGACTTTCTATTAAATGGCTACTTTCTCAGAGTGAGCTAATAGCCGGCGTACATACTACCCATTACTTGTAGTAAGTAAACTGACGTAGCGCAAGAAGCAAAAAAAATTCTTGTGCCGAATCTATTTTGGCTAATCTTTTGGACATTCGTATAAAAACCGTACAGTTTTTTGCAGTCTGATGGAGATTGGATCCAGGCTGAGAAGGCCGGCCCGCATGTGTTAAGCCTTGTAAATAGATGAAATTTTATATATCGAGGCTGACACTTTCGTTTGGCTGGCCTTTACCACGCCCCGCATCTTTTGTGCATGTAGAGGTGACTTTAAGAGCGTCTGTTCGTCTCAAGGTTCAACTGCCGGCAATGTTCAGGCCTTCGATCACCGGTTGATCGAGGCCCTTTCTATATCCGCCAGCGGCAGGGATGACGGGCGCGCCTTGAGCAATTACAGGATTGGTGCCTACTATTCCCTACGTGCTGGTTGTGAGCGCTCAAGGTTTTCTCGTTGTCGAAACCGGCACGGGGTGGCGTAGATGTTCCTTCGCCGGAAAAACATCGGTAAGGTAGGGGTCAGAATCCAAGACCCGCGAGGAGTAGTGATGAGCGAGGCGTTGTCCATCCACCATGACCAGGCTGGTCATCAGTTCGAGACCAATGTGGACGGTCATCGTGCCTATCTGACCTATATGGACCTCGGGAAGCAGACCCTGGACATCTATCGGACCTTCGTGCCCAACGCACTGCGCGGCCGTGGCATTGCAGCTGCGTTGACCGAGGAAGCGTTGAAGTTTGCCGAAGAGCAAGGCTACACGGTGATCCCGTCATGCTCCTATGTCGAACGCTACATGGAGCGCCACCAGCGCCATGCCGCGAAGCTATAACGCACAACATAAAACGCAGCATGAAAAACGCCGGGCTCAGCCCGGCGTTTTTGTGTGCGCATCTTTCAAATACAGGTTCAGCTGCGTTTGCGTTTCGGCAATACGTCCTTGAGCTTGGCGTGCATGCTGCGCAGGGTGTTCTCGGTGGCGGGCCAGTCGATGCAGGCATCGGTGATCGACACGCCGTACTGCAAGTCGGCCAGGTCCTTTGGAATCGCCTGGCAGCCCCAGTTCAGGTGGCTCTCGACCATCAGGCCGATAATCGACTGGTTGCCTTCGAGGATCTGGTTGGCGACGTTTTCCATCACCAGCGGCTGCAGCGCCGGGTCCTTGTTGGAGTTGGCGTGGCTGCAGTCGACCATGATGTTCGGCTTGATCCTGGCCTTGTTCAGCGCCTGCTCGCAGAGCGCAACGCTGACCGAGTCATAGTTGGGCTTGCCATTGCCGCCGCGCAACACCACGTGACCGTAGGCATTGCCCTTGGTGGTGACGATGGAGACGCCGCCTTCCTGGTTGATACCCAGGAAACGGTGAGGACTGGAGACCGATTGCAGCGCGTTGATCGCCACGGTCAGGCCGCCGTCGGTGCCGTTCTTGAAGCCTACGGCCGAAGACAGGCCGGATGCCATTTCGCGGTGGGTCTGCGACTCGGTGGTGCGCGCGCCGATGGCCGACCAGCTGATCAGGTCCTGCAGGTACTGCGGGGAGATCGGGTCGAGGGCTTCGGTGGCGGTGGGCAGGCCCATTTCGGCCAGGTCCAGCAGCAATTTACGACCGATGTGCAAACCGTCCTGGATCTTGAACGAGTCGTCCAGGTACGGGTCGTTGATCAAGCCTTTCCAGCCCACGGTGGTACGCGGCTTCTCGAAATACACGCGCATCACCAGGTACAAGGTGTCGGACACTTCTGCCGCCAGCACTTTGAGGCGCTCGGCGTATTCGTGGGCAGCCTTGAGGTCGTGGATCGAGCAAGGCCCGATCACGACGAAGAGGCGGTGGTCGGTGCCATCGAGAATGTCACGGATGACTTCGCGGCCTTTGGTGACGGTCTGCAGGGCAGCGTCGCTCAGAGGGATTTCGCGCTTGAGCTGATCGGGTGTGATCAGGGTCTCGTTGGATTCGACGTTTAGGTCATTGATCGGTAAATCAGCCATCGTGTTACTCGCCAGGGTCACGGGTGCCGGCCGCCAGCCATCCCCGTGCGGCGGGCACAGCATGATTTGAATGCAGGGGGGAGGAACCTTAGCGCGTAACACGGGCCCGCGACAATGGGCAAAGCCCGCTTTAATCCAGCGCTGGCCGCACAAACGTCTCATGGGCGAACTCGCCGGCATGGCGCGCCACCCACTCACGGGCCAGGGCTTCGAGTTGCTGCGGGGTCGGCTCGGCATCTTCGTGCTGGCGGCAGTAGCGCTCTATCCGGCATGCTTGCTCACCCATTCGCGCACCGAACAACGCATGTTCATCGGTAAACGAAATGCCCACGCGGTAGCCGTTTTCCACCTTGCGACACCACGCCACATACCCCGGATATCGGGCCGTGGCGCCCAGGGAGGGAATGTGCAGGTCAACGGCCGTGCCCTGGCGCCATGCGCGGGGCCAATTGCAGGCAACGCCGCCCAGGCCGATAGTGTGCAGGCGTTGGCGGGGGATGGCGGGAGAGGGGCGTTGGATTAACTCGACAGCGACATCATCAGGGTGAGGTAAAAAACGACCCATGTACACGGACTCCGAGCACCGTCCAGTTGACGGCGGTGGCAGCAGTATAGTGAAGGAACTGGAATTGACCGACCTGGATATTGACCAGCAATTGTTGGGATTGCCAGGTATTTCGCTGGTGGTGTTCACCAGCGTGGGGTGTTCCAGTTGCCGTTGGGCACGCCAGCAGTTGCCGGGCTGGCGTTTGCCGGTGGACCGCGTGTGCTGGGTGGATGCCGGGCACAATGGCGGTGCGGTCGAACGCTACCAGATCTTTCATTTGCCGGCGTTGTTCGTGGTGTGCGAGGGTCAGTTCCTCGGGCAAATACAGACACGTATTACGCTTTCTGACCTGACCGAAACCATTGACCAAGCACTTAGCCGCACTCCGGAGGAACTGCCATGACAGTACAGTCGCCACGTATCGGCATTATCGGCACCGGCGCCATCGGTGGCTTCTATGGCGTGATGCTGGCACGCGCGGGCTTCGACGTGCACTTCCTGCTGCGCAGCGAATACGCGGCGGTCAGCGAGCACGGCCTGCGCGTCAATAGCAGTGTGCATGGCAACCTGCAACTGCGCCCGGTGCAGGCCTACGCCCATGCCGCGGACATGCCGCCGTGCGATTGGTTGCTGGTGGGCACCAAGTCCACCGGCAATGTCGAGCTGGCCCCGACCCTCGCCCAGGTCGCGGCGCCGGACGCCAAGGTGGTGTTGCTGCAAAACGGCCTGGATGTCGAAGACAGTCTGCGTGAACACCTGCCGCCATCCCTGCATCTACTGGGCGGGCTGTGCTACATCGGCGTACACCGCTCCGCGCCTGGCGTCGTCGAGCATCAGGCGTTGGGCCGGGTCAACCTGGGCTACCACAGCGGCACGGCCGCCAACGATGAGGCCCGCCAGAAGGCTATTGTCGAAGCCGGTGCCGCGTTGTTTCATAAGGCCGGCATCGAGTCCCAGGCCATGGCCAATGTGCATCAGGCCCGCTGGCACAAGCTGGTGTGGAACGTGCCTTACAATGGCCTCTCCGTACTGTTGGGAACGGGTACCACGGCAATGATGGCGGACGAATCCAGCCGCGAGCTGATCCAGGCGCTGATGGCCGAAGTGGTGCAGGGCGCCCATGCCTGCGGCCATGAAATCCCCGCCAGTTACGCCGAGCAGATGTTCGCCATGACGGAAACCATGGACGATTACCTGCCCAGCATGTACCACGACCATATACACAAACGCCCGCTGGAACTGGCGGCGATCTATGGGCGACCGCTTGCTGCCGCCAAGGCCGCGGGTTGCGAATTGCCACGAATGCAGGCGCTGTACCAGGCCTTGAGCTTTATTGATCGGCATAACCGCTGATTCGGGGGACGTACCATGGCAAAGGGATTGGGCGACAAACTGGTGCTGGCGATTTCCTCGCGGGCACTGTTCGACCTGAGCGACAGCCACAAGGTCTACCTGGCCCAAGGGGTGGAGGCCTACCGTAAATACCAGATCGAACACGAGGAAGAGATCCTCGAGCCCGGTGACGCCTTTCCGCTGGTCAAGAAGCTGCTGAGCCTCAATGCCAGCCTGGGCCGTGCTCGGGTCGAGGTGGTACTGGTATCGCGCAACAGTGCCGACACCGGCTTGCGCGTGTTCAATTCCATCCAGCATTACGGCCTGGATATTTCCCGCGCAGCCTTTGTCGGTGGGCGTAGTCCTTATCCCTATTTGGCGGCGTTTGGCTGTCACCTGTTTCTTTCCACCCATGCTGAAGATGTACGCAGTGCCCTCGATGCCGGCTTTGCCGCGGCGACGATTCTGTCGGGCGGTCCGCGCCGGGCGTCCAGCGAAGAGCTGCGGATTGCCTTTGACGGTGACGCGGTGCTGTTCTCCGATGAATCGGAGCGCGTGTACCAGGCCGGCGGGCTGGAGGCGTTCCAGGCCAGCGAGCGCGAGTCGGCACGCCAGCCTTTGCACGGTGGCCCCTTCAAGGGTTTCCTGGCGGCACTCAACTTGTTGCAGCGCGAGTTTCCAGACGAGGCCTGTCCGATCCGCACAGCCTTGGTCACCGCCCGTTCGGCGCCTTCCCACGAGCGGGTGATCCGGACCTTGCGTGAGTGGGACATCCGCCTGGATGAGTCACTGTTTCTCGGCGGCCTGGAGAAGTCCGCATTCCTGGAGGCGTTTGCCGCGGATGTGTTTTTCGATGACCAGGCCGGTCACTGCGAGAAAGCCAGGGAGGTGGTGGCCACCGGGCATGTGCCCCATGGCATCAGTAACGAGGTGAGGATTCAGGCCGAGACTTAGGGGCGCTGCTAAGCTCATTCAATCTCCTCCATCCTGGCCGTCCGGGAGGTTTTATGATTCGTTCGATGCTGTACGCCACGGACCTTGGTCTGTACGCGCCGTATGTGATGCAACATGCGCTGGCGCTGGCGCGGACGTTCAAGGCTGACCTGGATGTGATTCATGTGGTCGAGCCCATCGGGTTGTTCGCCGAATCGGTGTTGCAGAGCTACCTTGATGAGAAGGCCTTGAGTGAATGGCAGAGCCAGGGGCTGAGCACTGTCATGGCGACCATCGAGCAGCGGGTGCTGGACAGTTTTCGCGAAGAGTTGGGGGACGGGGGGCAAGACCTGGAACTGATTCGATCGGTACGGGTGATCCAGGGCGACCCGTGCGAAGTGATACTCGAGCAGTTGCGCAAACTGTCCGTAGACCTGTTGGTCGTCGGCAGCCACAGCCATGCCACGGCGGCCGCCACACCGCTTGGGCGTACCGCCGCACGGGTGCTGCAGTTGTCTAGCGTGCCGGTTTACCTGGTGCCTGCGTTACAGCGTCGACGCAGTGATGACGTGTGATGGGTAAAAAACGATAAAAAGTTCTAGATTTATCCGTCAAACCTTTAATATAGTTATATACCGTCGCTGATACCCGTGGCGTCTATCTGCTTTGAGGGACACATATGAAGCTTCAACAACTGCGCTACATCTGGGAAGTGGCGCACCACGACCTCAACGTTTCCGCTACCGCTCAAAGCCTTTACACCTCCCAACCCGGTATCAGCAAGCAGATCCGCCTGCTCGAAGACGAGCTGGGCGTCGAAGTGTTCGCGCGCAGCGGCAAGCACCTCACCCGTGTCACCCAGGCCGGTGAACGCATCATCACTACCGCCGGCGAGATCCTGCGCAAAGTCGAGAGCATCAAGCAGATCGCCCAGGAATTCTCCAACGAGAAGAAAGGCACCTTGTCGATTGCCACGACCCACACCCAGGCGCGTTACGCATTGCCGCCGGTGATCCGCGATTTCATCAAGCAATACCCGGACGTGGCGCTGCACATGCATCAAGGCTCGCCGATGCAGATCGCCGAGATGGCCGCCGATGGCACCGTCGACTTTGCCATCGCCACCGAAGCCCTGGAGCTGTTCGGTGACCTGGTGATGATGCCGTGCTACCGCTGGAACCGTTGCGTCGTCGTGCCCCAGGGCCACCCATTGGCCAAGTTGCCGAAGCTGACCCTGGAAGCCCTGGCCGAATACCCGATCGTCACCTACGTCTTCGGTTTCACCGGCCGCTCCAAGCTCGACGAAGCCTTCAGCCATCGTGGCCTCACGCCGAAAGTGGTGTTCACCGCCGCCGACGCCGACGTCATCAAGACCTATGTGCGCCTGGGCCTGGGCGTGGGCATCGTCGCCAAGATGGCCGTCGATACCAACCTCGATAAAGACCTGGTGGTGCTGGATGCCAGCGAGCTGTTTGAGTCCAGTGTGACCAAGATCGGCTTCCGCCGTGGCACCTTCCTGCGGGGCTTCATGTGCGACTTTATCGAGAAGTTCGCCCCGCACCTGACCCGCGAAGTCATGGCCAAGGCGATCCAGTGCCACAACAAGCAGGAACTGGAAGAGCTGTTCGACGGCGTGGAATTGCCCGTCCATTAAGGGGGTTATTTGGCCTCGGTAACCGTAAAGTGTTGCCGGGCGCCTGCCACCAGAATCTCCACCTCATCACCTTCGTACTTGCCCAGCAGGCTTTTGCCCAAGGGTGAACGCGGGGTGATGACGGTCACCGGTTGCCCGACCACGTCCACCTTCAAACCCGCCGCATCCGGTGCCAGGAACAGCCACTGCTGGCGGCCGTTCTCGTCTTCCAGGCCCAGCAATGTGCCGACTTCTATGCCACGTTGATCATCGTACGCACGCAGTGGCAGGTTCTGGCACAGCGCCAGCGCCTGCTTGATTTCCTCGACGCGCCTGGCTTGCCCGGCTGCCAGGTAAGACGCCTCCAGCCCGAGGGTGTCGTATTTGTTTTCGGCGATATTTTCTTCGTGGGTCGCGGTTTCGTAGGCGGTCTGCGCGGCGCGCTGGGCGATGTCGAGGTCGACCGTGAGTTTTTCCAGGATCAGCTGGTGAACGGCGTATTTATTCATGGTCATCAATCGCAGAATTGCAGGACATTGGCCCGGGTCTTTTCATTCGGTGCGTTCTGGTCCTGCTGCAGCCAGAACTGGCATTTTGGGTTGGACAGGTTGCGTGCGTTATTGCGGGCCTGGTCCAGGGCCTGCTGTTGTTCCTGCTTCTGCAGGTTCTGTTGGTACTGCTCGAACATACGGTTCGGCGGCTCCGGCGCAACCGCTGCAGGTTTGCCCAGTTGCTGAACGGCCTGGGCTACAGGCGCCAGGCTCTGCGGGAACAGATAGCGCGACGCCAGCCAACTGGTCAGCGCAATGGCGATAAATCCCAGCCACAGCCCCAGGGCAATGGCGAGCGTGAGCTTGGGCAGCGACATAGGCGCGCTAGAGGACATGATGAGCTCCTTGAAGGACAACGTAGGTACCGTCTTATCCACCCCCACGCAAATCCGGGGGTGTTGATGGCGATTGTCGCACAGCCACTGTGCAGAATAATCGCGATCAAGCCTTCTGCATTGGCGCATTTATGCGGACAATCGAGCCTTTGAGCGTTGGAGCGCGGAATGAAAGCCCGCTGGGATATTTTTTGCAGCGTCGTCGATAACTATGGCGACATCGGCGTGACCTGGCGCCTGGCCCGGCAATTGGTGGCGGAGCAGGGCTGCGAGGTGCGCTTGTGGGTCGACGACCTGCGCGCCTTCGAGCGTATGTGTCCGGAGATTGATGTGCGCCTGGACCAGCAATGGCAAGAGGGTGTCGATGTGCGCCATTGGCCGGCCGTGTGGTCGAGCGCACCGGCAGCCGATGTGGTGATCGCCGCCTTCGCCTGCCAGTTGCCGCCTGACTACATGGAAGCCATGGCCGCGCGTGAACGCACGCCGTTGTGGATGAACCTGGATTACCTCAGTGCCGAAGACTGGGTAGTGGGGTGCCATCGGTTGCCGTCGGTGAAGTTCAAGGGTGTGCAGAAGTACTTCTTTTTTCCGGGTTTCCGACCCGGCACCGGGGGGCTGTTACGCGAGGCAGGGTTGCTGGAGCAGCGTCAGGCGTTTCAGCAGGATGCCGCTGCGCAGCGGCAATTCCTGCAAGCCTTGGGTGTGTTTCCGGCAGCTGGTGCGCGGCTGATCTCGTTGTTCGCCTACGAAAACGCCGGGCTGGCCAGTTGGCTGGATGCACTTTCGACCGACGGGCACACCACTCATCTCTTGGTGCCGGAAGGGCGCATCCTCGGTGATGTACAGCATTGGCTCGGTGTCGAAGGCCTGGCGGTGGGGGACGTCCATCAACGCAACGCCCTGACCGTGCAGGTGCTGCCGTTTGTGCGCCAGGAGCAATAT is from Pseudomonas marginalis and encodes:
- a CDS encoding PilZ domain-containing protein codes for the protein MGRFLPHPDDVAVELIQRPSPAIPRQRLHTIGLGGVACNWPRAWRQGTAVDLHIPSLGATARYPGYVAWCRKVENGYRVGISFTDEHALFGARMGEQACRIERYCRQHEDAEPTPQQLEALAREWVARHAGEFAHETFVRPALD
- a CDS encoding GreA/GreB family elongation factor, producing MNKYAVHQLILEKLTVDLDIAQRAAQTAYETATHEENIAENKYDTLGLEASYLAAGQARRVEEIKQALALCQNLPLRAYDDQRGIEVGTLLGLEDENGRQQWLFLAPDAAGLKVDVVGQPVTVITPRSPLGKSLLGKYEGDEVEILVAGARQHFTVTEAK
- a CDS encoding putative 2-dehydropantoate 2-reductase, which encodes MTVQSPRIGIIGTGAIGGFYGVMLARAGFDVHFLLRSEYAAVSEHGLRVNSSVHGNLQLRPVQAYAHAADMPPCDWLLVGTKSTGNVELAPTLAQVAAPDAKVVLLQNGLDVEDSLREHLPPSLHLLGGLCYIGVHRSAPGVVEHQALGRVNLGYHSGTAANDEARQKAIVEAGAALFHKAGIESQAMANVHQARWHKLVWNVPYNGLSVLLGTGTTAMMADESSRELIQALMAEVVQGAHACGHEIPASYAEQMFAMTETMDDYLPSMYHDHIHKRPLELAAIYGRPLAAAKAAGCELPRMQALYQALSFIDRHNR
- a CDS encoding L,D-transpeptidase family protein — its product is MLSRLSVVTCCLSLAALCAAGPAAALQLPLPPPGEDIVGQVQVIKAKYEDTFADLGTTYDLGYSEMVAANPGVDAWLPGAGTEIVLPTRFILPPGPREGIVINLAEYRLYYFPKGQDVVYTFPLGIGREGWGSPIAHTSIIAKTPNPTWTPPASIKAEHAANGDPLPNVVPAGPDNPLGPFKFTLGTPGYLIHGSNMKFGIGTRTSHGCFRMFNNNVLEMAGMVPVGTSVRIINDAYKFGSSGGKVYLEAHTPLNDDGTPSVVDKHTAVINALLKREDLANNLRVNWDQVRDVVAAEDGLPTEIGVPGGAPIASSAPIDLQQ
- the oprI gene encoding outer membrane lipoprotei OprI, with translation MNNVLKFSALALAAVLATGCSSVSKETEARLTATEDAAARSQARADEAYRKADEALAAAQKAQQTADEANERALRMLEKASRK
- a CDS encoding thioredoxin family protein, whose translation is MYTDSEHRPVDGGGSSIVKELELTDLDIDQQLLGLPGISLVVFTSVGCSSCRWARQQLPGWRLPVDRVCWVDAGHNGGAVERYQIFHLPALFVVCEGQFLGQIQTRITLSDLTETIDQALSRTPEELP
- a CDS encoding universal stress protein, producing MIRSMLYATDLGLYAPYVMQHALALARTFKADLDVIHVVEPIGLFAESVLQSYLDEKALSEWQSQGLSTVMATIEQRVLDSFREELGDGGQDLELIRSVRVIQGDPCEVILEQLRKLSVDLLVVGSHSHATAAATPLGRTAARVLQLSSVPVYLVPALQRRRSDDV
- the cysB gene encoding HTH-type transcriptional regulator CysB is translated as MKLQQLRYIWEVAHHDLNVSATAQSLYTSQPGISKQIRLLEDELGVEVFARSGKHLTRVTQAGERIITTAGEILRKVESIKQIAQEFSNEKKGTLSIATTHTQARYALPPVIRDFIKQYPDVALHMHQGSPMQIAEMAADGTVDFAIATEALELFGDLVMMPCYRWNRCVVVPQGHPLAKLPKLTLEALAEYPIVTYVFGFTGRSKLDEAFSHRGLTPKVVFTAADADVIKTYVRLGLGVGIVAKMAVDTNLDKDLVVLDASELFESSVTKIGFRRGTFLRGFMCDFIEKFAPHLTREVMAKAIQCHNKQELEELFDGVELPVH
- a CDS encoding 3-deoxy-7-phosphoheptulonate synthase, encoding MADLPINDLNVESNETLITPDQLKREIPLSDAALQTVTKGREVIRDILDGTDHRLFVVIGPCSIHDLKAAHEYAERLKVLAAEVSDTLYLVMRVYFEKPRTTVGWKGLINDPYLDDSFKIQDGLHIGRKLLLDLAEMGLPTATEALDPISPQYLQDLISWSAIGARTTESQTHREMASGLSSAVGFKNGTDGGLTVAINALQSVSSPHRFLGINQEGGVSIVTTKGNAYGHVVLRGGNGKPNYDSVSVALCEQALNKARIKPNIMVDCSHANSNKDPALQPLVMENVANQILEGNQSIIGLMVESHLNWGCQAIPKDLADLQYGVSITDACIDWPATENTLRSMHAKLKDVLPKRKRS
- a CDS encoding arylesterase, giving the protein MRMWFLSAGLALMCMAQNAAAGTVLIVGDSISAGFGLDTSKGWVALLQQRLKKEGFDDKVVNASISGDTSAGGLARLPAALAAHKPDVVVIELGGNDGLRGQPPAQLQQNLASMIEQSQASGAKVLLLGMQIPPNYGKRYVDAFAKVFNDVATAKKVPLVPFFLEGIGGNPALMQADGLHPAVGAQGKLLENVWPTLKPLL
- a CDS encoding GNAT family N-acetyltransferase, with protein sequence MSEALSIHHDQAGHQFETNVDGHRAYLTYMDLGKQTLDIYRTFVPNALRGRGIAAALTEEALKFAEEQGYTVIPSCSYVERYMERHQRHAAKL
- a CDS encoding 5'-nucleotidase: MAKGLGDKLVLAISSRALFDLSDSHKVYLAQGVEAYRKYQIEHEEEILEPGDAFPLVKKLLSLNASLGRARVEVVLVSRNSADTGLRVFNSIQHYGLDISRAAFVGGRSPYPYLAAFGCHLFLSTHAEDVRSALDAGFAAATILSGGPRRASSEELRIAFDGDAVLFSDESERVYQAGGLEAFQASERESARQPLHGGPFKGFLAALNLLQREFPDEACPIRTALVTARSAPSHERVIRTLREWDIRLDESLFLGGLEKSAFLEAFAADVFFDDQAGHCEKAREVVATGHVPHGISNEVRIQAET
- a CDS encoding ABC transporter ATP-binding protein encodes the protein MGASILTARNLSKVVPSAEGELTILHELSLELNKGDSLAIVGSSGSGKSTLLGLLAGLDLPSSGEVTLAGQALSTLDEDQRARIRAEHVGFVFQSFQLLDSLNALENVMLPLELDGRKDARERARHLLERVGLGQRLTHSPRQLSGGEQQRVAIARAFAAEPDVLFADEPTGNLDSHTGERISDLLFELNKESGTTLVLVTHDERLAHRCRRLIRLEAGLMVAPLEP